The genomic window ATCGTCAACAGCGCCGGTCATTTCCTCGACTCGTCGGCGACCGAGCTCTCGACGATCTACGGGAATCTTGGCGACTCCGACTCCTTCCGGGACATCACCTCCGGCCGCGCGGGCAGATTCCGGTGCGCGACGGGATGGGACTTCGTCACGGGTGTCGGCAGCGACCAGGGACTGGACGGCAAGTAAGTCCCGCCCGGCGACCGCCAAGCGCCAGCCCCCGGGGAAGCCCGGGGGCTTTTCATTTCGGTGCTTCAAGAGGCAAGACAACTGCGTGACACTTCCCCCAACGCCGGCTATGCCGCTGAGCTCTTCCGCATGGCGTGCCAGAGGTCCCAGGAGACCTGGAGGTGAAGCTAGAACTGGGGCGTCGTGCCGAGCCATCGCGATAGCCTCAGCGCCGTATCGGCGGTCATCCCGCGCTTGCCACGGATGAGCTCGTTCAGTCGATTGGCGGAAATCTTCAGCCGGCGAGCCGCATCGGCCTGGGTCACACCCATCGGCTTCAGGAACTCCTCCAGAAGCATCTCGCCCGGGTGTGTCGGCGGTCGCCGGGAAGGCAGTCGGCCCGAATCAGTGGTGATTCTCAATTTTCACCTCCCACGCGTGGCGAGATCCGGCAACTCCCGCCGGGTGAATACCGCTTTTCTCAATCGGGGATTTGGCTCCTCAGGTAGGATTTGAACCTACAACCCTCCGGTTAACAGCCGGATGCTCTGCCATTGAGCTACTGAGGAAAAGATCAATCGGACTGGTAACGATAGCGGCGCCGCCCCGCCGTGTCAACCCGGCGGCGGGACCAGGGCTCCCTCACCCGCGCGCCTGCGGCGCTTGCCCTCTCCCGCGGGGAGAGGGATGAATACCGGCGGCCTCTCGCACGGGGAGAAGCGAAGACCGTCCCCGCCTTCGCTACGCTTTTCCCGCCACGAACGCCTCGTAGCGATCGACTTCCTCCGTCGAGCCGATTGCGAGCGGGCAGCGGGCGTGGACGTCTTCCGGCACGACATCGAGGACGGCGCCGCGGCCGGTCGAGGCGCGGCCGCCGGCGGATTCGGCGACGAACGCGAGCGGATGGCATTCGTAGAGCACGCGGAGCTTGCCGTGCGGCGTCTTCGGATCGCCGGGCTCCTCCGGATAGAGGTAGATGCCGCCCTGCTGGAGGATCCGGTGGAAGTCGCCGACGAGCGAAGCCGAGTAGCGGGTCGCGTGCACGTTTCCGGTCTTCGGATCCGGGGTCTTGAGCCACTCGACGTACCGGCGCGTCTGATCGTTCCAGCGCGTCTGGTTCCCCTCGTTGACGGCGTAGGCTTTTCCGCTCGGCGGCAGGCGGACGTTCTCCTTCGACAGGAAGAATTCGCCGGAGTCGTCGAGCGTGAAGATCGCGACCCTCTTGCCGTCCGCGATCACGATCTCCGTTGCCGGCCCGTAGAGCAGGTACCCGGCTGCGACCTGCTCCCGACCCGACGTGAGCAGGCCGTGGTCGTGCTCCTTCGGCTCGCGGCGGCGCCGGACGCCGAAGATCGTCCCGAGGGTGCCGTTGACGTCGAGGTTCGAGGAGCCGTCGATCGGGTCGAAGGAGACGCTGTAGTGCCCCTGGCCGTCGGGGGAGAAGACTTTCGGCTCGGCCATCTCTTCCGACGCCGCGAGCGAGACGATGCCCCCGTAGCGCAGATGGCGCAGGAACACGTCGTTGGCGAAGACGTCGAGCTTCTCCTGCCGCTCGCCGTAGACGTTGGACGTCCGCGCGTAACCCGTGTCGCCCGTGAGGGTCGACCTCCGGAGCCGCTGCGCGATGATCTTCCCGCAGAGCGCGATTCGGTTCACGAGCTCGGTCAGCTCCCCGGTCGCCTCGGGATGGGCGCGCTGGGCGTCGAGAAGGTATTCGTTCAACGTGATCTGTTCCACGGGGCCTCCAATCCGGCTGCCGCCGATGCCCTCCGGCTGCCGCCGATGCAAACGGCCCGCCGAATCGCGGAGAATACCCGAGTGACCGACTTCGCGCGCGATTTCGAGCCGATCGACGCCGAGGGACGTCTGCGGGTCGTCGTCGACACGCCGAAGGGAAACCGGAACAAGTACAAATGGGACGAGGAGCTCGGACTCTTCCGCTTGACGAAGGTGCTGCCGCCGGGATTCGCGTTTCCCTGGAACTACGGCTTCCTGCCGAGAACGCGGTCGGAGGACGGCGATCCGCTCGACGCGATCGTCCTCATGGAAGAGCCCGTCTTCTGCGGATGCGTGGTCCTCGCGCGTCCCCGCGCAATCCTGCGGATGGAGTCCGACGGCGACCGCAACGACCGGATCATCGCGTCGCCCGACGGCGAACACGAGGACCGTGTCTATACGGCCGGGATCCCGGGCCGCATCTTCGAGGAGATCGGCGTCTTCTTCGAGGGATACCACCGCCTGCGCGGCGAGACGACGCGGACGATCGGCCGCGGCGACGCGAAGGAGGCGATGGCGGAGATTCGCGACGCCATGAAGAGGTACGCGCGATAGCGGGCGCGGTGATACGGGTCGTTATACGGGTGCGTGCGATCCGCCCATGGGCTTAACGTTCGTCTTCGGTTCGCCGCGCCCGCGGGCCGGCCCACCCGAACCCGTCTTCCAACCCGTCTGACCGCGCCTCAACGGCGCGACAACTGGCATGCCAAGGCGCCGACCGGCGGCTACGCGTACCGACCGAGGCTCCCTCACCCGCGCCTGCGGCGCGACCTCTCCCGCCGGGAGAGGTGGAGGCACGGCGACAGCAGCTGAACCAGAGCTCGCGAAAGGGAATCAGGCGCGGCGAGGCGCGAGCCCGACAGGATGCGGGCAGCCGACCGACGGCTACGCGTACCGACCGA from Thermoanaerobaculia bacterium includes these protein-coding regions:
- a CDS encoding HigA family addiction module antitoxin, encoding MRITTDSGRLPSRRPPTHPGEMLLEEFLKPMGVTQADAARRLKISANRLNELIRGKRGMTADTALRLSRWLGTTPQF
- a CDS encoding class 1 fructose-bisphosphatase, with translation MEQITLNEYLLDAQRAHPEATGELTELVNRIALCGKIIAQRLRRSTLTGDTGYARTSNVYGERQEKLDVFANDVFLRHLRYGGIVSLAASEEMAEPKVFSPDGQGHYSVSFDPIDGSSNLDVNGTLGTIFGVRRRREPKEHDHGLLTSGREQVAAGYLLYGPATEIVIADGKRVAIFTLDDSGEFFLSKENVRLPPSGKAYAVNEGNQTRWNDQTRRYVEWLKTPDPKTGNVHATRYSASLVGDFHRILQQGGIYLYPEEPGDPKTPHGKLRVLYECHPLAFVAESAGGRASTGRGAVLDVVPEDVHARCPLAIGSTEEVDRYEAFVAGKA
- a CDS encoding inorganic diphosphatase, whose product is MTDFARDFEPIDAEGRLRVVVDTPKGNRNKYKWDEELGLFRLTKVLPPGFAFPWNYGFLPRTRSEDGDPLDAIVLMEEPVFCGCVVLARPRAILRMESDGDRNDRIIASPDGEHEDRVYTAGIPGRIFEEIGVFFEGYHRLRGETTRTIGRGDAKEAMAEIRDAMKRYAR